A portion of the Camelus bactrianus isolate YW-2024 breed Bactrian camel chromosome 25, ASM4877302v1, whole genome shotgun sequence genome contains these proteins:
- the NDUFB9 gene encoding NADH dehydrogenase [ubiquinone] 1 beta subcomplex subunit 9, which translates to MAFLASAAYLTHQQKVLRLYKRALRHLESWCIHRDKYRYFACLMRARFDEHKNEKDMVKATQLLREAEEEFWHSQHPQPYIFPESPGGTSYERYECYKVPEWCLDDWHPSEKAMYPDYFAKREQWKKLRRESWDREVKQLQEEAPRGGPRTEALPPARKEGDLPPLWWHIVTRPRERPM; encoded by the exons ATGGCGTTCTTGGCGTCGGCGGCATACCTGACCCACCAGCAGAAGGTGCTGCGACTTTACAAGCGGGCGCTGCGCCACCTGGAGTCGTGGTGCATCCACAG GGACAAATACCGATATTTTGCTTGTTTGATGAGAGCCCGGTTTGATGAACATAAGAATGAAAAGGACATGGTGAAGGCCACCCAGCtgctgagggaggcagaggaagaattCTGGCACAGTCAGCATCCTCAGCCATACATCTTCCCGGAGTCTCCTGGGGGCACCTCCTATGAGAGATACGAGTGTTACAAG GTTCCCGAGTGGTGCTTAGATGACTGGCATCCTTCTGAGAAGGCAATGTATCCTGATTACTTTGCCAAGAGAGAGCAGTGGAAGAAACTGCGGAGAGAAAGCTGGGATCGAGAG GTTAAGCAGCTGCAGGAGGAAGCCCCACGTGGTGGCCCCAGAACTGAAGCTTTGCCCCCAGCCCGAAAGGAAGGTGATTTGCCCCCACTGTGGTGGCATATTGTGACCAGGCCCCGGGAGCGACCCATGTAG